From the Pseudomonas sp. SORT22 genome, one window contains:
- a CDS encoding FKBP-type peptidyl-prolyl cis-trans isomerase: MPRYLVLTLLLLPTALIAAPDTKPASDHDLAYSLGASLGERLRTEVPGLQLDALIDGLRQAYQNKPLALSQERMAAILSEHDAQANQAAVQAQSEQLLSAEKRFLATERARAGVRELAEGILVSELQAGTGSKPKAGGKVQVRYVGKLPDGTVFDQNQQPQWFNLDSVIEGWQVALPQMASGSKWRLVIPSAQAYGAEGAGDLIAPYTPLVFEIELLGVAD, from the coding sequence GTGCCGCGTTATCTAGTCCTTACCCTGTTGCTGTTGCCAACAGCGTTAATTGCAGCGCCTGATACTAAACCCGCCAGCGACCATGACCTGGCTTACAGCCTGGGTGCCAGCCTGGGCGAGCGCCTGCGCACGGAAGTTCCCGGCCTGCAACTCGATGCCTTGATCGATGGCTTGCGCCAGGCTTATCAGAACAAGCCATTGGCCCTGAGCCAAGAACGCATGGCGGCAATACTCAGCGAACATGATGCCCAGGCCAACCAAGCTGCAGTTCAAGCACAAAGCGAACAATTGCTGAGCGCGGAAAAACGATTCCTGGCCACTGAACGGGCCCGGGCCGGAGTGCGTGAACTGGCTGAAGGGATACTCGTGAGCGAGTTGCAGGCCGGTACTGGCAGCAAGCCAAAAGCCGGCGGCAAAGTCCAGGTTCGCTATGTTGGCAAGTTGCCGGATGGCACGGTGTTCGATCAGAACCAGCAGCCGCAATGGTTCAATCTGGACAGTGTGATCGAGGGCTGGCAAGTGGCATTGCCACAGATGGCGAGCGGGTCGAAATGGCGGCTGGTGATTCCTTCGGCGCAGGCCTACGGTGCCGAAGGCGCGGGCGACCTGATTGCGCCCTATACGCCGCTGGTGTTCGAGATCGAGTTGCTTGGGGTTGCCGACTGA
- a CDS encoding mechanosensitive ion channel family protein, translated as MESLQLPLPVEWIAPFWLGLQILLILSAAFILQRVVARCLKRLGERYPLPPELLMPLRGGLRWLIMGSALIFVLERLGVSATVLWTALSGFVAVAAVAFFAMWSVLSNLLCAVLIFTVGPFRIGDVVELVETIDKPGVKGRVVAINLLFTTLIELPEAGGALVQVPNSQFFQKSVRRWRGAEVLPLVSESKTPGN; from the coding sequence ATGGAATCCTTGCAGTTGCCATTGCCGGTGGAATGGATCGCTCCGTTCTGGCTGGGTTTGCAGATCCTGCTGATACTTTCGGCGGCGTTCATCCTGCAGCGCGTGGTTGCCCGTTGCCTCAAGCGCCTGGGCGAGCGCTACCCGTTGCCACCGGAGCTGCTGATGCCGCTGCGTGGTGGCCTGCGCTGGCTGATCATGGGCAGTGCGCTGATCTTCGTGCTCGAGCGCCTGGGGGTTTCCGCCACGGTGCTGTGGACCGCACTGTCCGGGTTCGTGGCGGTTGCCGCAGTGGCGTTCTTCGCCATGTGGAGCGTGCTGTCGAACCTGCTGTGCGCGGTGCTGATCTTTACCGTCGGGCCGTTTCGCATCGGCGATGTGGTGGAACTGGTGGAAACCATCGACAAGCCGGGCGTCAAAGGCCGGGTGGTGGCCATCAACCTGTTGTTCACCACCTTGATCGAACTGCCGGAAGCGGGCGGTGCGCTGGTGCAAGTGCCCAACAGCCAGTTCTTCCAGAAATCGGTGCGGCGCTGGCGCGGTGCCGAAGTGCTGCCGCTGGTGAGCGAGAGCAAAACCCCGGGCAATTGA
- a CDS encoding Rsd/AlgQ family anti-sigma factor, with protein sequence MLDSCQNAQERWGGVHKLIDRWLDERAELVTAFRELRDAKPAFADKDKSRDFCAVLVDYVSAWHFEVSEQLVSEAKAFGDTRGLELAKQISPRIDAITEIASAFNDHCDKGDCNDSERFAKKLRELGSLLHERFELEDCLIEVLHTAHSEEGAVQA encoded by the coding sequence ATGCTAGATAGTTGTCAGAATGCTCAGGAACGCTGGGGTGGGGTCCATAAACTCATTGACCGCTGGTTGGATGAGCGTGCAGAGCTGGTGACGGCTTTCCGCGAGCTGCGTGATGCCAAACCGGCCTTTGCCGACAAGGACAAGAGCCGGGACTTCTGTGCGGTACTGGTCGACTACGTGTCAGCCTGGCATTTCGAAGTGAGCGAGCAACTGGTCAGCGAAGCCAAGGCGTTTGGCGATACTCGCGGGCTCGAGCTGGCCAAGCAGATCAGCCCGCGCATTGATGCAATTACCGAAATCGCGTCGGCCTTCAACGATCATTGCGACAAGGGCGACTGCAATGACTCTGAGCGCTTCGCGAAAAAGCTTCGCGAGCTGGGCAGTTTGCTGCACGAACGTTTCGAACTCGAAGACTGCCTGATCGAAGTGCTGCACACCGCGCACAGCGAAGAAGGCGCAGTCCAGGCTTGA
- a CDS encoding cytochrome c/FTR1 family iron permease yields the protein MIPRSRLLAWLLWPVLALSSATLLADSPDGAAKALHLLDYIGADYPATVEAGKVIDDGEYREQLEFLDVLQGLIGALPARAERQALEQGVVNLRTAVSQRQDGAVVARQARQLGAQLAVAYEVSQAPIITPDPSRGAPLYAQHCSVCHGDTGAGDGPAGLGLTPPPANLRSLERLDRLSLFDLYNTLGLGIEGTDMPSFADQLDERQRWDLATYLASFTVDPAKAKGDKTYNLADLARQTPAEIEASEGPEALARFRAQRAQPPQVQRGPAQLLDYTASTLDKSLAAYQTGDHEQAYDLSVAAYLEGFELVESSLDNVDANVRKDTEKSLMAYRQSLQDGLPLEQVQQRLDAAKAKLKDAAGLLGGDGLSWSLSYISGLLILLREGLEAILVLAAILAFLRNTGQQSAVRSVNVGWGLALLAGLGTWALAAYVIDVSGAQRELLEGCTALFASVMVLWLGVWMHDRRHAAAWQDYIKSSLVSGGGRFGFAVLAFFSVYRELFEVILFYETLWLQAGPAGHNAVLAGGATALVLLVGLAWVILRGSAKLPLALFFSINAALLCALSVVFAGHGVKALQEAGVFGTRPVAFFDFDWLGIHADAYSLAAQLVALLAIAILYGRSRLAEKRRQPAG from the coding sequence ATGATTCCCCGTTCCCGCTTACTCGCCTGGCTGCTCTGGCCGGTGCTGGCGCTGAGCAGTGCCACGCTGCTGGCCGACAGCCCCGATGGCGCTGCCAAGGCCCTGCACCTGCTCGATTACATCGGTGCCGATTACCCGGCCACCGTCGAGGCGGGCAAGGTAATCGACGACGGCGAATACCGCGAACAGCTCGAATTCCTCGATGTGTTGCAGGGATTGATCGGCGCCTTGCCGGCACGCGCTGAGCGCCAGGCCCTGGAGCAGGGCGTGGTCAACTTGCGTACGGCGGTCAGCCAGCGCCAGGACGGCGCGGTGGTCGCCCGCCAGGCCCGTCAGCTTGGCGCGCAACTGGCGGTGGCCTATGAGGTCAGCCAGGCGCCGATCATTACCCCGGACCCGAGTCGCGGCGCGCCGCTGTATGCCCAGCATTGCTCGGTGTGTCATGGCGACACTGGCGCCGGCGACGGCCCCGCCGGCCTCGGCCTGACCCCGCCGCCGGCTAACCTGCGCAGCCTCGAACGGCTGGATCGCCTGAGCCTGTTCGACCTGTACAACACCCTCGGCCTGGGCATCGAAGGCACCGACATGCCGTCGTTCGCCGACCAGCTCGACGAGCGCCAACGCTGGGACCTGGCGACCTATCTCGCCAGCTTCACTGTCGACCCGGCCAAGGCCAAAGGCGATAAAACCTACAACCTGGCCGACCTGGCTCGTCAGACCCCGGCCGAAATTGAAGCCAGCGAAGGGCCAGAGGCGCTCGCCCGGTTCCGCGCCCAGCGTGCGCAACCGCCGCAGGTCCAGCGCGGCCCGGCGCAACTGCTGGACTACACCGCCAGCACCCTGGACAAGAGCCTGGCGGCCTATCAGACCGGTGATCACGAGCAGGCCTACGACCTGTCGGTAGCGGCCTACCTGGAAGGTTTCGAACTGGTCGAAAGCTCGCTCGACAACGTCGATGCCAACGTACGCAAGGACACCGAAAAATCCCTGATGGCCTACCGTCAGTCGCTGCAGGACGGCTTGCCGCTTGAGCAGGTGCAGCAACGCCTGGATGCCGCCAAGGCCAAGCTCAAGGACGCCGCCGGCCTGCTCGGTGGCGATGGCCTGAGCTGGTCGCTGAGCTACATCTCCGGCTTGCTGATCCTGCTGCGCGAAGGCCTGGAAGCGATTCTGGTGCTGGCGGCGATCCTCGCCTTCCTGCGCAATACCGGTCAGCAATCGGCGGTACGCAGTGTCAACGTCGGCTGGGGCCTGGCCTTGCTGGCCGGGCTGGGTACCTGGGCGCTGGCGGCCTATGTAATCGACGTCAGTGGCGCCCAGCGTGAACTGCTCGAAGGCTGCACGGCGCTGTTTGCCAGCGTCATGGTGCTGTGGCTGGGTGTGTGGATGCACGATCGCCGGCACGCGGCGGCCTGGCAGGATTACATCAAGAGCAGCCTGGTCAGTGGTGGCGGGCGCTTTGGTTTTGCCGTGCTGGCGTTTTTCTCGGTGTACCGTGAGCTGTTCGAGGTGATCCTGTTCTACGAAACCCTCTGGCTGCAGGCCGGCCCTGCCGGGCACAACGCGGTACTGGCCGGTGGTGCCACGGCACTGGTGCTGCTGGTGGGCCTGGCCTGGGTGATCCTGCGCGGCTCGGCCAAACTGCCGCTGGCGTTGTTCTTCAGCATCAACGCGGCGCTGCTGTGCGCCTTGTCGGTGGTGTTTGCCGGGCATGGGGTCAAGGCGCTGCAAGAGGCCGGGGTGTTCGGTACCCGGCCGGTGGCGTTCTTCGATTTCGACTGGCTGGGCATTCACGCCGACGCCTATTCACTGGCCGCGCAGCTGGTGGCCTTGTTGGCCATTGCCATCCTTTACGGGCGCAGCCGCCTGGCCGAGAAGCGCCGCCAGCCAGCGGGCTGA
- the lpoB gene encoding penicillin-binding protein activator LpoB: MIARISLAAIAIALVSGCSTPSPVLGGKNIGYGDSKAVELVTNEFGSTDLQMIAESMTRSLAQSGILQGRPVVQVYDVKNKTSEYIDTREITTSIKTQLMKSGTARFASDNTQMQSQVDQLKLQNQSGLYKKGTVAKTGNMIAAKYRLEGSISSIVKRSSDYKDVFYKFSLQLIDVESGLAEWMDEKEIRKTTER, from the coding sequence ATGATTGCACGCATTTCCCTCGCCGCCATCGCCATTGCCCTGGTCAGCGGCTGCAGCACCCCGTCGCCGGTCCTGGGCGGCAAGAACATCGGCTACGGCGACAGCAAGGCCGTAGAACTGGTCACCAACGAGTTCGGTTCGACCGACCTGCAGATGATCGCCGAGTCCATGACCCGCTCGCTGGCCCAGTCCGGCATCCTCCAGGGTCGCCCGGTGGTGCAGGTCTATGACGTGAAGAACAAGACCAGCGAGTACATCGATACCCGCGAGATCACCACGTCGATCAAAACCCAGCTGATGAAGTCCGGCACCGCCCGCTTCGCCAGCGACAACACCCAGATGCAGAGCCAGGTTGACCAGCTCAAGCTGCAGAACCAGAGCGGCCTGTACAAGAAAGGCACCGTGGCCAAGACCGGCAACATGATCGCCGCCAAGTACCGCCTGGAAGGCTCGATCAGCTCGATCGTCAAGCGCAGCAGCGACTACAAGGACGTGTTCTACAAGTTCAGCCTGCAGCTGATCGATGTCGAGAGCGGCCTGGCCGAGTGGATGGACGAGAAAGAAATCCGCAAGACCACGGAGCGCTAA
- a CDS encoding disulfide bond formation protein B — protein sequence MSLARLRSLFFPALLASVLVQAAAYYLEFGMGLVPCPLCYSQRLFLGAFALVCLCAVVHSPGRLGTRIYAALALFFATGGALLAARHVWLQGNPALSSIECEPAFDYVLESMPMLQVVKAMIIGSPDCVPITWSFLDLTIPEWSLLSFVLLATLPTCRLLGRTRPLFSRSVKN from the coding sequence ATGTCGTTGGCCCGCTTGCGTTCACTGTTCTTCCCGGCGTTGCTGGCATCGGTACTGGTCCAGGCTGCCGCCTATTACCTGGAATTCGGCATGGGCCTGGTGCCTTGCCCGCTGTGCTACAGCCAACGTTTGTTTTTGGGCGCCTTTGCTCTGGTTTGCCTGTGCGCGGTAGTGCATTCCCCAGGGCGTCTGGGCACCCGCATCTATGCCGCGCTGGCGTTGTTCTTCGCCACCGGCGGGGCACTGTTGGCCGCCCGGCATGTCTGGCTGCAAGGCAATCCGGCGCTCTCGAGCATCGAATGCGAACCGGCTTTTGACTATGTCCTCGAAAGCATGCCTATGCTTCAGGTCGTCAAGGCAATGATCATCGGCAGCCCGGATTGCGTGCCAATCACCTGGAGTTTCCTCGACCTGACCATCCCTGAGTGGAGCCTTTTGTCGTTCGTCTTGCTGGCAACCCTGCCGACCTGTCGCCTGCTCGGGCGCACCCGCCCACTGTTCAGTCGCTCGGTAAAAAACTGA
- a CDS encoding TIGR02444 family protein, with protein sequence MHTDLWNFALKLYARPGVEAACLQWQARGGDVCLLLCGVWLGARGIAANEQRVKQLKELAEAWQTEVVKPLRALRQSWRDEAAKDAQLAVLREQVKGLELAAERILLERLETACKDWAATPEAEVDWIGWLAPEGAGAHHDALQRLRAVMLTTQDAEDGV encoded by the coding sequence ATGCACACCGACCTGTGGAATTTTGCCCTGAAGCTCTACGCTCGACCGGGCGTAGAAGCCGCCTGCCTGCAATGGCAGGCCCGGGGTGGCGACGTCTGCCTGCTGCTGTGCGGCGTGTGGCTCGGCGCACGCGGTATCGCAGCGAACGAACAACGGGTTAAACAACTCAAGGAACTCGCCGAGGCGTGGCAAACCGAGGTGGTGAAACCGTTGCGCGCCCTGCGCCAGTCCTGGCGTGACGAAGCAGCCAAGGATGCGCAACTGGCGGTATTGCGCGAGCAGGTAAAAGGCCTGGAGTTAGCGGCAGAACGCATCCTGCTGGAGCGCCTGGAGACGGCCTGCAAAGACTGGGCAGCAACGCCCGAAGCCGAAGTGGACTGGATAGGCTGGCTGGCACCCGAAGGCGCCGGTGCGCATCACGACGCGCTGCAAAGGCTGCGCGCCGTGATGCTGACGACTCAGGACGCCGAAGACGGGGTCTGA
- a CDS encoding AlgP family protein, with amino-acid sequence MSANKKPVSTPLHLLQQLSGSLLDHLENACSQALADAEKLLAKLEKQRGKAQEKLHKSRLKLQDAAKAGKAKAQKKAKDGVSELEGLLDSLKDRQTQTRTYILQLKRDAQESLKLAQGVGKVKEAAAKALSVRSAKPAVAAAKPAAKAPAKPAAKTAAAKPATKPAAKPVAKAPAKPAAKTAAAKPAAKPAAKPAAAKAPAKPAAKTAAAKPAAAKAPAKPAAKTAAAKPAAKPAAKAPAKPAAKTAAAKPAAKPAAKPAAAKAPAKPAAKPAAAKPAAKPAAKPAAAKAPAKPVAKPAAAKPAARPAAAKPAQPVAAKPATPAAPAAPAASAPATTAPAASVASTTQTPSSAS; translated from the coding sequence ATGTCGGCCAATAAGAAGCCAGTAAGTACGCCGTTGCACCTGCTCCAGCAACTCTCGGGCAGCCTGCTCGATCATTTGGAAAATGCCTGCTCGCAAGCGCTGGCTGATGCTGAAAAACTACTCGCCAAGTTGGAAAAACAACGTGGCAAGGCCCAGGAAAAACTGCACAAGTCGCGGCTGAAACTGCAGGACGCTGCCAAGGCTGGCAAAGCCAAGGCGCAGAAAAAAGCCAAGGACGGGGTGAGTGAACTGGAAGGTTTGCTCGACTCGCTGAAAGACCGCCAAACGCAAACCCGCACCTACATCCTGCAGCTCAAGCGTGACGCTCAGGAAAGCCTGAAACTGGCCCAGGGCGTTGGCAAGGTCAAGGAAGCTGCCGCCAAGGCATTGAGCGTGCGTTCGGCCAAACCTGCTGTTGCAGCAGCAAAACCTGCCGCCAAAGCACCGGCCAAACCTGCGGCGAAAACCGCAGCAGCCAAACCCGCAACCAAGCCAGCGGCTAAACCTGTGGCCAAAGCGCCAGCCAAGCCAGCGGCGAAAACCGCAGCGGCTAAACCTGCCGCCAAGCCAGCGGCCAAACCAGCAGCGGCGAAAGCACCTGCCAAGCCTGCAGCAAAAACTGCAGCAGCCAAGCCTGCCGCCGCTAAAGCCCCGGCTAAACCTGCGGCAAAAACCGCAGCTGCCAAGCCAGCAGCCAAACCTGCGGCTAAAGCGCCAGCCAAGCCAGCGGCTAAAACCGCAGCGGCCAAGCCTGCCGCCAAGCCAGCGGCCAAACCAGCAGCGGCGAAAGCACCTGCCAAGCCTGCAGCCAAACCAGCAGCGGCAAAACCTGCAGCCAAGCCGGCCGCTAAACCTGCCGCAGCTAAAGCGCCGGCCAAACCCGTTGCCAAACCGGCAGCCGCTAAACCTGCAGCCAGGCCAGCCGCTGCCAAGCCAGCTCAGCCTGTAGCTGCCAAGCCAGCTACTCCAGCAGCGCCTGCAGCACCCGCTGCTTCTGCACCGGCAACCACTGCGCCAGCAGCTTCGGTAGCATCGACCACTCAGACCCCGTCTTCGGCGTCCTGA
- a CDS encoding ATP-binding cassette domain-containing protein, translating into MIRLSNLTLQRGPQRLLEGAEMTLHAGQKAGLIGANGAGKSSLFALLRGELTPDSGDCQLPGDWRIAHMRQEVDTLERLAVDYVLDGDARLRKVQADLAAAEAAHDGTALARLHIELDSADGYTADARARKLLAGLGFTNEQMDRQVGDFSGGWRMRLNLAQALMCPSDLLLLDEPTNHLDLDAILWLEDWLKGYPGTLLLISHDRDFLDAVVDHVAHVEQCKLTLYRGGYTAFERTRAERLAQQQQAYEKQQAQRAHMEKYIARFKAQATKARQAQSRIKALERMEELSAAHVDSPFDFVFRESEKISSPLLDLSEARLGYGDKTILEKVKLQLTPGARIGLLGPNGAGKSTLIKNLAGELEPLSGRLVRGENLSVGYFAQHQLDSLDNKASPLLHLQRLAPTEREQTLRDFLGGFDFRGARIDEPVVNFSGGEKARLALALIAWERPNLLLLDEPTNHLDLEMRLALTMALQEFSGAVLVVSHDRHLLKSTTDDFLLVADGKVETFDGDLDDYTRWLVEYRQRNAPVSTAPVNADKTDKKAQRQAAAALRQQLAPHKREADKLERELGIVHEQLAKVDASLADSALYEAARKDELRELLAQQAKLKVREGELEEAWMAALETLEGMQAELEALS; encoded by the coding sequence ATGATCAGACTATCGAACCTCACTTTACAGCGTGGTCCACAGCGCCTGCTAGAAGGCGCCGAGATGACCCTGCACGCCGGCCAGAAAGCCGGCCTGATCGGTGCCAACGGCGCCGGTAAATCCAGCCTGTTCGCCTTGCTGCGCGGTGAGCTGACGCCCGACTCCGGCGACTGCCAGCTGCCTGGCGACTGGCGCATCGCGCACATGCGCCAGGAGGTCGACACCCTCGAGCGCCTGGCGGTCGACTATGTGCTCGACGGCGATGCCCGCCTGCGCAAGGTCCAGGCCGACCTGGCTGCGGCCGAAGCTGCCCACGACGGCACTGCACTGGCACGCCTGCATATCGAGCTCGACAGCGCCGACGGTTATACCGCCGATGCGCGGGCGCGCAAGCTGCTGGCAGGCCTGGGGTTTACCAACGAGCAGATGGACCGTCAGGTCGGCGACTTCTCTGGTGGCTGGCGGATGCGCCTGAACCTGGCCCAGGCCCTGATGTGCCCGTCCGACCTGTTGCTGCTCGACGAACCGACCAACCACCTGGATCTGGACGCCATCCTCTGGCTCGAAGACTGGCTCAAGGGCTATCCGGGCACGCTGCTGCTGATCTCCCACGACCGTGACTTCCTCGATGCCGTGGTCGATCACGTCGCCCATGTCGAGCAGTGCAAGCTGACCCTCTACCGTGGTGGCTACACCGCGTTCGAGCGCACCCGTGCCGAACGCCTGGCGCAGCAGCAGCAAGCCTACGAGAAGCAGCAGGCGCAGCGCGCGCACATGGAAAAGTACATCGCCCGGTTCAAGGCCCAGGCCACCAAGGCCCGTCAGGCGCAGAGCCGGATCAAGGCCCTGGAGCGCATGGAGGAGCTGTCGGCGGCGCATGTCGATTCGCCGTTCGACTTCGTTTTCCGCGAGTCGGAGAAAATCTCCAGCCCGCTGCTCGACCTGTCCGAAGCCCGCCTGGGCTATGGCGACAAGACCATCCTCGAGAAGGTCAAGTTGCAGCTCACCCCGGGGGCGCGGATCGGCCTGCTCGGTCCCAACGGCGCGGGCAAGTCGACCCTGATCAAGAACCTCGCCGGCGAACTGGAGCCGCTCAGCGGGCGCCTGGTACGCGGCGAGAACCTCTCGGTTGGCTACTTCGCCCAGCACCAGCTCGACTCGCTGGACAACAAGGCCAGCCCGTTGCTGCACCTGCAGCGCCTGGCGCCGACCGAGCGCGAGCAGACCTTGCGTGACTTCCTGGGTGGATTCGATTTCCGCGGCGCGCGCATCGACGAGCCGGTGGTGAATTTCTCCGGCGGCGAAAAAGCCCGCCTGGCCCTGGCCCTGATCGCCTGGGAGCGGCCGAACCTGTTGCTGCTCGACGAACCGACCAACCACCTGGACCTGGAAATGCGCCTGGCGCTGACCATGGCCCTGCAGGAGTTCAGTGGTGCGGTGTTGGTGGTCTCTCACGACCGTCACTTGCTCAAGAGCACCACCGATGACTTCCTGCTGGTCGCCGACGGCAAGGTCGAGACCTTCGACGGTGACCTGGACGACTACACCCGCTGGCTGGTCGAGTACCGTCAACGCAATGCCCCGGTCAGCACTGCGCCGGTCAATGCCGACAAGACCGACAAAAAGGCCCAGCGCCAGGCCGCTGCCGCCCTGCGTCAGCAACTGGCACCGCACAAGCGTGAAGCCGACAAGCTCGAACGCGAGCTGGGCATCGTGCATGAGCAACTGGCCAAGGTTGATGCCAGCCTGGCTGACAGCGCCCTGTATGAAGCCGCGCGCAAGGACGAGTTGCGAGAGCTGTTGGCCCAGCAGGCCAAGCTCAAGGTTCGTGAAGGGGAGCTCGAGGAAGCCTGGATGGCCGCCCTGGAGACCCTCGAGGGCATGCAGGCGGAGCTGGAGGCGTTGTCCTGA
- a CDS encoding lipoprotein yields MASRVLTVATLLAAVQLAGCSAFRSYDSELQETNQHLTSGNVDAALALLEKNNKGEDKDLLYYFEKGELLRSKGDLAGSQLAWRSADDVVFKWEESVKLDTDKYLSQFGSYLVNDKVRRYEGYDYEKVMLTTQMALNLLAQNDFDGARTEIKKTHEREAVIAELRDKEYLKREEEAEKEGVKTEYKDLQGYPVASLDAPEVVGLKNSYQSAFSHYLSGYVYEALGEKGLAAPGYRKAAELRPNTPLLEKALLDLDKPAAKATESDVLIVIQSGLAPARDSVRVPLPLPISGNLVITPLSFPVIKEDTSTAHFSEIYLNDHSLKLTALNSTTAMSRRALRDDMPGIILRTSVRAISRGVAQKQLNDANPLAGLALGIASTITEGADTRTWRTLPDETQVARVRLRQGEHQLSLPSSLGGSQVSVKIDRPFQVVTLRVVGNQVFAGGPALQVAPKATGQAVASLKQP; encoded by the coding sequence ATGGCATCCCGTGTCCTCACCGTCGCGACACTGCTCGCGGCCGTTCAACTGGCTGGTTGCTCGGCCTTTCGCAGCTATGACAGCGAACTTCAGGAAACCAACCAGCACCTGACCAGCGGCAACGTCGACGCTGCCCTGGCGCTGCTGGAAAAAAACAACAAGGGTGAGGACAAAGACCTTCTCTACTACTTCGAGAAAGGCGAGCTGCTGCGCTCCAAGGGCGACCTGGCCGGCAGCCAGCTGGCCTGGCGCAGTGCCGATGACGTGGTGTTCAAGTGGGAAGAGTCGGTCAAGCTCGACACCGACAAGTACCTGAGCCAGTTCGGCAGCTACCTGGTCAACGACAAGGTGCGCCGCTACGAAGGCTATGACTACGAAAAAGTCATGCTGACCACGCAGATGGCCCTCAACCTGCTGGCCCAGAACGACTTCGACGGCGCCCGTACCGAAATCAAGAAGACCCACGAGCGCGAAGCGGTGATTGCCGAGCTGCGCGACAAGGAATACCTCAAGCGCGAAGAAGAGGCCGAGAAAGAAGGCGTCAAGACCGAGTACAAGGACCTTCAGGGTTACCCGGTCGCCAGCCTCGACGCGCCAGAAGTGGTGGGCCTCAAGAACAGCTACCAGAGTGCGTTCAGCCACTACCTGTCTGGCTATGTCTACGAAGCCCTGGGTGAGAAAGGCCTGGCCGCACCGGGCTACCGCAAGGCTGCCGAACTGCGCCCGAACACCCCGCTGCTGGAAAAAGCCCTGCTCGACCTGGACAAGCCAGCGGCGAAAGCCACTGAAAGCGATGTGCTGATCGTGATCCAGAGCGGCCTCGCTCCGGCCCGCGACTCGGTGCGCGTCCCGCTGCCGCTGCCGATCAGCGGCAACCTGGTGATCACCCCACTGTCGTTCCCGGTGATCAAGGAAGACACTTCCACCGCGCATTTCAGCGAAATCTACCTCAACGACCACTCGCTGAAGCTGACCGCACTCAACAGCACCACTGCCATGTCCCGCCGCGCCCTGCGTGACGACATGCCGGGGATCATCCTGCGCACCAGCGTGCGGGCTATCTCTCGTGGTGTGGCGCAAAAGCAACTGAACGACGCCAACCCGCTGGCTGGCCTGGCACTGGGTATCGCCTCGACCATCACCGAAGGTGCCGACACCCGTACCTGGCGCACCCTGCCGGATGAAACCCAGGTAGCCCGCGTGCGCCTGCGTCAGGGCGAACACCAGTTGAGCCTGCCTTCGAGCCTGGGCGGCAGCCAGGTCAGCGTGAAGATTGACCGGCCGTTCCAGGTGGTCACCCTGCGCGTAGTCGGCAACCAGGTCTTCGCCGGTGGCCCTGCCCTGCAGGTGGCACCAAAAGCCACTGGCCAGGCCGTCGCCAGCCTCAAACAACCTTAA
- a CDS encoding YcfL family protein, with amino-acid sequence MRIKLLAVLVTALLAGCATPPPPEPGSAASKVVKMGNLKNIETGPMRVARENGFLTVKVSLNNTSSSNKTLFYRFAWLGNDGFPVADEESWKTVTLYGKQASVLPAIAPVSQATDFRIEVQSQ; translated from the coding sequence ATGCGTATCAAATTGCTCGCCGTTCTCGTCACAGCCCTGCTGGCCGGTTGCGCGACCCCGCCACCACCAGAGCCGGGCAGCGCTGCCAGCAAAGTGGTGAAAATGGGCAACCTGAAGAACATCGAGACCGGCCCGATGCGCGTTGCGCGCGAGAACGGCTTCTTGACCGTCAAGGTGTCCCTGAACAACACCAGCAGCAGCAACAAGACCCTGTTCTACCGCTTCGCCTGGCTGGGCAACGACGGTTTCCCGGTGGCCGATGAAGAGAGCTGGAAGACCGTCACCCTGTATGGCAAGCAGGCCAGCGTGTTGCCGGCGATTGCCCCGGTATCCCAGGCCACCGACTTCCGTATCGAAGTTCAGTCTCAGTAA
- a CDS encoding LysE family transporter — protein MSLETWLAFFAACWVISLSPGAGAIASMSCGLQYGFWRGYWNALGLQLGLVLQIAIIAAGVGAILAASATAFQVIKWFGVAYLVYLAVKQWRALPADISDESAVRPIGKPLSLVFRGFLVNVSNPKALIFMLAVLPQFINPHAALVPQYLIIAATMVTVDLMVMAGYTGLAAKVLRLLRTPRQQRRMNRTFAGLFLGAATLLATIRRAPV, from the coding sequence ATGTCATTGGAAACGTGGTTGGCATTTTTTGCCGCTTGCTGGGTGATCAGTCTGTCGCCGGGTGCCGGGGCCATTGCCTCGATGTCCTGCGGCCTGCAATACGGCTTCTGGCGCGGCTACTGGAACGCGCTAGGCCTGCAGCTGGGCCTGGTGCTGCAGATTGCGATCATTGCCGCCGGCGTCGGTGCCATCCTCGCGGCATCGGCCACCGCATTCCAGGTGATCAAATGGTTCGGCGTGGCCTACCTGGTGTACCTGGCGGTCAAACAGTGGCGCGCGCTGCCGGCCGACATCAGCGACGAATCCGCCGTGCGCCCGATCGGCAAGCCGTTGAGCCTGGTGTTCCGTGGCTTTCTGGTCAACGTCAGCAACCCCAAGGCGCTGATCTTCATGCTCGCGGTGCTGCCGCAGTTCATCAATCCGCATGCGGCGCTGGTGCCGCAGTACCTGATCATTGCCGCGACCATGGTCACGGTCGATCTGATGGTCATGGCCGGTTACACCGGGCTTGCGGCCAAAGTGCTGCGCCTGTTGCGTACGCCCCGGCAGCAGCGGCGGATGAACCGCACCTTTGCCGGACTGTTCCTGGGGGCTGCGACCTTGCTGGCGACCATTCGCCGCGCGCCGGTGTAG